ACACACCAACAAAAGGGCAGGTCCTGCTCGAAGGGCATAACGCCGAAAAGCTCTCGGATAGCAGACTTTCCGGTTTGCGTGCCCGCACGATTGGATTCGTCTTTCAGCAGTTCCATCTCGATCCCGGGGTCAGTGCCTTGCACAACGTGGCCGACGGTCTCCTCTATCTCGGGGTGCCGGGGCGCAAACGGATGGCTCAGGCGAGGGATGCCCTCGGACGAGTTGGTCTTTCGGAACGTGGCGCCCACAAGCCAGCGCAAATGTCTGGTGGTGAGCGGCAGCGGGTGGCGATTGCTCGTGCGCTCGTAGCACGTCCACCTTTACTACTGGCAGACGAACCAACCGGCAACCTGGACAGCGCCTCGTCCGAGGCGATCATGCGGTTGCTATCCGATTTGCACGGGCAGGGCAGCACGATCGTCATGATTACCCACGACCGAGAACTGGCATCGAGAGCCGAACGTCAAATAACTGTGCGTGACGGCCTAGTGGTCGACGATTCGAGGAAAGTGAGCGCGGCGTGAACAGATCGAAGTTGCGAGTCGCGGACCTCATGCGTTTGGGACTGCATGGCTTGTTCTCGCGGGCCTCGCGGGCGTTGCTGTCAGCCCTAGGCATAGCGGTTGGTATTGCCGCCATTATTGCAATCACGGGGATTTCGACCTCTAGCCGGGCGCAGTTACAGCAGGAGCTAGACTCGCTCGGCACGAATCTTCTCACTGCGGTAGCGGACTCGTCGGCGGATCGAACCGGAATGAATGAGGCTCAGCTGCCGGAAGGCACAGTTAACCGTGTGCGATCAGTTGAGGGCGTGTTTTCAGCGAGTTCTACCGCAATCCTGCCGGAACAGAGCGCCTATCGCAGCGAGTTGATCGACAAGAATGTCACCGGCGGAATAGAAACTATGGTGGCCGATCTCGCTTTGCTTGACGTAACTGCGACCGAACTCGCCAAGGGCAAATGGCTCGATTCGGCAACTTCGACTTTGCCAACGGTTGTCCTCGGGGACAAAGCCGCGCAACGGCTGGGCGTGGTGAGTGTCGGAAGCCAAATCCTCCTGGGTGATCAGCAGGTCACGGTTGTCGGCATTCTAAAGCCGTCCAAGCTTGCCCCTGAACTGGATCTTGCTGCACTGGTTGGCGAGTCCTATGCGCGCAGTGTTTTTGAGTTCAGCGGCAGCCCCAGCACCATCTATCAGCGTTTGGATGAGTCGACGATCGATTCTGTTCGGCAACTGATTCCGGCAACTGTGAATCCGCGGGCGCCTGCGGAAGTGAAGGTGTCTCGTCCCTCGGACGCACTCGTTGCGAAGCAGGCGGCTGATCAGGCATTCACCGGTTTGTTGGTGGCACTGGGCGGAGTCGCACTCTTGGTCGGCGGCATTGGGGTTGCAAATACCATGGTGATCTCCGTGCTTGAACGTCGCGGTGAAATCGGCCTGAGGCGTGCCCTGGGGGCCACCCGAGTCCATGTTGCAC
The sequence above is a segment of the Actinomycetaceae bacterium MB13-C1-2 genome. Coding sequences within it:
- a CDS encoding ABC transporter permease, whose protein sequence is MRLGLHGLFSRASRALLSALGIAVGIAAIIAITGISTSSRAQLQQELDSLGTNLLTAVADSSADRTGMNEAQLPEGTVNRVRSVEGVFSASSTAILPEQSAYRSELIDKNVTGGIETMVADLALLDVTATELAKGKWLDSATSTLPTVVLGDKAAQRLGVVSVGSQILLGDQQVTVVGILKPSKLAPELDLAALVGESYARSVFEFSGSPSTIYQRLDESTIDSVRQLIPATVNPRAPAEVKVSRPSDALVAKQAADQAFTGLLVALGGVALLVGGIGVANTMVISVLERRGEIGLRRALGATRVHVALQFLAEAVALSLLGAALGLVLGIVVVGIVCEINGWSPTVSVPGMGLALGTTILIGAAAGLYPAIKASRVAPSLALVA
- a CDS encoding ABC transporter ATP-binding protein, with protein sequence MIESGRTPVVELRGVEKHYGKPPVRACAGVDLQIRHGEFCAIVGPSGSGKSTLMNLIGTLDTPTKGQVLLEGHNAEKLSDSRLSGLRARTIGFVFQQFHLDPGVSALHNVADGLLYLGVPGRKRMAQARDALGRVGLSERGAHKPAQMSGGERQRVAIARALVARPPLLLADEPTGNLDSASSEAIMRLLSDLHGQGSTIVMITHDRELASRAERQITVRDGLVVDDSRKVSAA